In Epinephelus fuscoguttatus linkage group LG15, E.fuscoguttatus.final_Chr_v1, a genomic segment contains:
- the LOC125901869 gene encoding uncharacterized protein KIAA0040 homolog, protein MDGRTDSIQDFFNQLWSFATDKHDQGVFNTVCLVVLLTLPLLVLLTTFVVCCHCCCCRHANSCCCCCCKDAMATARSETKKKKNSANTEDLWISVKTGPMTPDRVALAMV, encoded by the coding sequence ATGGATGGAAGAACAGACAGCATCCAGGATTTTTTCAACCAACTTTGGAGCTTCGCTACAGACAAGCACGACCAGGGGGTCTTCAACACTGTCTGCCTGGTGGTCCTCCTAACTCTTCCCCTGCTGGTGCTCCTCACCACTTTTGTCGTgtgctgccactgctgctgctgtcgccATGCCAacagctgctgttgctgctgctgcaaagacGCCATGGCAACCGCAAGGTcagaaacaaagaagaaaaagaattcAGCCAACACTGAAGACTTGTGGATCTCTGTGAAGACGGGGCCGATGACGCCTGACAGGGTCGCCCTGGCCATGGTGTAG